One Rosa chinensis cultivar Old Blush chromosome 5, RchiOBHm-V2, whole genome shotgun sequence genomic region harbors:
- the LOC112165380 gene encoding arogenate dehydratase 3: protein MQALLPPNYLLKPYIPLPSRVGPTRLTVQCAYRSDSLNFHSSVGSTRSDWQSSCAILASKVVSSQEQPAEKSGSADHVAAVNGHKTSVDLDLVPIEKLSSTDDKPASPPAKALTIADLSPAPMHGAQLRVAYQGVPGAYSEAAAGKAYPNCEAIPCDQFEVAFQAVELWIADRAVLPIENSLGGSIHRNYDLLLRHRLHIVGEVQLPVHHCLLALPGVRKDYLTRVISHPQALAQCELTLTKLGLNVAREAVDDTAGAAEFIAANNLRDTAAIASARAADLYGLNILADGIQDDSSNVTRFVMLAREPIIPRTDRPFKTSIVFAHDKGTSVLFKVLSAFAFRNISLTKIESRPHRNRPIRLVNDSNEGTAKHFEYLFYVDFEASMAEVRAQNALAEVQEFTSFLRVLGSYPMDMTPWSPSRGD, encoded by the coding sequence ATGCAGGCTCTTTTACCACCCAATTATCTCCTCAAGCCCTACATTCCCCTCCCGTCTCGGGTCGGGCCGACCCGCCTCACCGTCCAATGCGCCTACCGCTCCGACTCCCTCAACTTCCACAGCTCCGTCGGCTCCACCCGATCCGACTGGCAGAGCTCCTGCGCCATTCTCGCCAGCAAGGTCGTCTCCTCCCAGGAGCAGCCCGCTGAAAAATCCGGAAGCGCCGACCACGTCGCCGCGGTCAACGGCCACAAGACCTCCGTTGACCTCGACCTCGTCCCCATCGAGAAGCTCTCCTCCACCGATGACAAGCCGGCCTCCCCTCCCGCCAAGGCCCTCACCATCGCCGACCTCTCCCCGGCGCCTATGCACGGCGCCCAGCTGCGCGTGGCTTACCAGGGCGTTCCCGGCGCGTACTCCGAGGCCGCCGCCGGTAAGGCCTACCCCAACTGCGAGGCCATTCCCTGCGATCAATTCGAAGTCGCTTTCCAGGCAGTGGAGCTCTGGATCGCCGACCGGGCCGTTTTGCCGATTGAAAACTCCCTCGGCGGCTCAATCCACCGGAATTACGATCTTCTCCTCCGCCACCGCCTCCACATCGTCGGCGAGGTCCAGTTACCCGTCCACCACTGCCTGTTAGCACTCCCGGGGGTCCGAAAAGACTACTTGACCCGAGTCATCTCCCACCCGCAGGCCCTGGCCCAGTGCGAGCTCACTCTCACCAAGCTCGGCCTCAACGTCGCGCGCGAGGCAGTCGACGACACCGCCGGCGCCGCGGAGTTCATCGCCGCCAACAACCTCCGCGACACGGCCGCAATCGCCAGCGCACGCGCCGCCGATCTGTACGGGCTGAACATCCTGGCCGACGGGATCCAGGACGACTCGAGCAACGTGACCCGGTTCGTGATGCTGGCCCGGGAGCCGATAATTCCCCGGACGGACCGGCCGTTCAAGACGAGCATAGTCTTCGCGCACGACAAAGGGACGTCGGTGCTGTTCAAGGTGCTATCGGCGTTCGCGTTCAGGAACATAAGCTTGACGAAGATCGAGTCGCGGCCGCACCGGAACCGTCCGATCAGACTGGTGAACGACTCGAACGAAGGGACGGCGAAGCACTTCGAGTACTTGTTCTACGTGGACTTCGAGGCCTCCATGGCGGAGGTTAGGGCACAGAATGCGTTGGCGGAGGTCCAGGAGTTCACGTCTTTCTTGAGGGTCCTTGGAAGCTACCCTATGGATATGACCCCTTGGAGCCCTTCGCGGGGTGACTAG